The proteins below are encoded in one region of Paenacidovorax monticola:
- a CDS encoding dihydrodipicolinate synthase family protein — protein sequence MSNPRWQGIFPAVTTKFHADERIDAEGTARHIDFQIRNGIHGLVTCGSLGEASTLTLEEKLEVARIALDAAGGRVPVLANVSETSTREAQRYIDGANQLGVAGFMVMPSVIYVADAREAMANVRAMAQAAQKPLMVYNNPVAYRVDLKPEHMLELADCEWIAAIKESSGDIRRITDLRNTVGDRYQLFCGVDDLAYEALALGCDGLLAGVGCAFPRETVALYDLMKAGQWAEALKLYQWMTPMLHLDVSNKLVQNLKLIDVLAGVGSEHMRLPRMPLIGEERAFITSVVNQALATRPAQYRSVA from the coding sequence ATGAGCAATCCCCGCTGGCAAGGCATCTTCCCTGCCGTCACGACCAAGTTCCATGCCGACGAGCGTATCGACGCGGAGGGCACGGCCCGCCACATCGACTTCCAGATCCGCAACGGCATCCATGGCCTGGTCACCTGCGGCTCGCTGGGCGAGGCCAGCACGCTGACGCTGGAGGAGAAGCTGGAGGTGGCGCGCATCGCGCTGGACGCCGCCGGCGGCCGCGTGCCGGTGCTGGCCAACGTGTCGGAAACCAGCACCCGCGAGGCACAGCGCTACATCGACGGCGCCAACCAGCTCGGCGTGGCCGGCTTCATGGTGATGCCCTCGGTCATCTACGTGGCCGATGCCCGCGAGGCCATGGCCAACGTGCGCGCCATGGCACAGGCCGCGCAGAAGCCCCTCATGGTCTACAACAACCCCGTGGCCTACCGCGTGGACCTCAAGCCCGAGCACATGCTGGAACTGGCGGACTGCGAGTGGATCGCCGCGATCAAGGAAAGCTCCGGCGACATCCGCCGCATCACCGACCTGCGCAACACTGTGGGCGACCGCTACCAGCTCTTCTGCGGCGTGGACGACCTGGCCTACGAAGCCCTGGCGCTCGGCTGCGACGGGCTGCTGGCCGGCGTGGGCTGCGCCTTCCCGCGCGAGACCGTGGCCCTCTACGACCTGATGAAGGCGGGCCAGTGGGCCGAGGCACTCAAGCTGTACCAGTGGATGACGCCCATGCTGCACCTGGACGTGTCGAACAAGCTGGTGCAGAACCTCAAGCTCATCGACGTGCTCGCGGGCGTGGGCAGCGAGCACATGCGCCTGCCGCGCATGCCGCTGATCGGCGAGGAGCGCGCGTTCATCACCTCGGTGGTGAACCAGGCCCTGGCCACCCGTCCCGCCCAGTACCGCTCGGTCGCCTGA